In one Buteo buteo chromosome 10, bButBut1.hap1.1, whole genome shotgun sequence genomic region, the following are encoded:
- the SHISAL2A gene encoding protein shisa-like-2A, with translation MSAECSSYLNADKVLVSGFSCPRTGGDAGAVYCCGFQDVKYCCDDPHSFFPYEHSYMWWLSVGALVGLSIAAVVLFAFIITVCVLCYLFISTKPRSKLDTGLSLQMADLNPAAKPHPALALEIIPLFLL, from the exons ATGAGCGCCGAGTGCAGCAGCTACCTCAACGCCGACAAGGTGCTGGTGAGCGGGTTCAGCTGCCCGCGGACGGGCGGCGACGCCGGCGCCGTGTACTGCTGCGGCTTCCAGGACGTCAAGTACTGCTGCGATGACCCCCACAGCTTCTTCCCCTACGAGCACAGCTACATGTGGTGGCTCAG TGTTGGAGCACTTGTGGGCCTGTCAATAGCAGCAGTGGTCCTCTTTGCTTTTATCATCACTGTGTGTGTTCTCTGTTATTTGTTTATCAGCACGAAGCCACGCAGCAAACTGGATACTGGTTTAAGCTTACAGATGGCAG ACTTGAACCCTGCTGCAAAACCACATCCTGCTTTGGCATTAGAAATCATTCCCCTCTTCCTGTTGTGA